One Ureaplasma urealyticum serovar 8 str. ATCC 27618 genomic window carries:
- a CDS encoding 4-(cytidine 5'-diphospho)-2-C-methyl-D-erythritol kinase gives MKVKSFAKIDLGYSVYKKRKNITKHDFESIFILVESVYDDIEIIKIDKNVDDVHYYNETNEIYVYSRLVYKTLEWIRQTYRIKNHYRINIKKRIPIGAGLGGGSSNAAVIMKSILELEGIKEINYKDVVNKLGADIPFFLSGYKTAYVSDCGSTLEDLSGQFKLSYEVHLMNVNVNTKLVFEKFDDNQWHVIKNNFKTIIKNLKENIVTNIYNDLQEHCFELYPNIRYKYNELLREGFYTILSGAGSSFICIKLKDKENQVIHEN, from the coding sequence ATGAAAGTAAAATCATTCGCAAAAATTGATTTAGGATATAGTGTTTACAAAAAACGAAAAAACATTACAAAACACGATTTCGAATCAATTTTTATACTTGTTGAAAGCGTTTATGATGACATTGAAATTATTAAAATTGACAAAAACGTTGATGATGTGCACTACTATAATGAAACAAATGAAATCTATGTTTATAGTCGTTTAGTTTATAAAACATTAGAATGAATTCGCCAAACTTATCGCATTAAAAACCACTACCGAATTAACATTAAAAAAAGAATACCAATTGGAGCAGGATTAGGTGGAGGTTCATCAAATGCTGCAGTTATTATGAAATCTATTTTAGAACTTGAAGGTATTAAAGAAATTAACTACAAAGATGTTGTTAATAAACTAGGCGCTGATATTCCCTTCTTTTTATCAGGTTATAAAACAGCTTATGTAAGTGATTGTGGTAGTACGCTTGAAGATTTGAGTGGTCAATTTAAATTAAGTTATGAAGTTCATTTAATGAATGTTAATGTAAACACAAAATTAGTGTTTGAAAAATTTGATGATAATCAATGACATGTTATTAAAAATAACTTTAAAACAATTATTAAGAATTTAAAAGAGAATATTGTAACTAATATATATAATGATTTACAAGAACATTGTTTTGAGTTATATCCTAATATTAGATATAAATATAACGAATTATTGAGAGAGGGTTTTTATACAATTTTAAGCGGAGCAGGTAGCTCATTTATTTGCATAAAATTAAAAGATAAGGAAAATCAAGTTATTCATGAAAATTAG
- the gltX gene encoding glutamate--tRNA ligase: MKIRTRYAPSPTGYLHIGGARTALFNYLLAKAYDGDFIIRIEDTDVERNVEGGIDSQFNFLEWMGIVADESIRNPKTFGPYIQSQKLKHYEALALDLVAQKKAYFCFCSKERLDADRELAEKLHETPKYKRHCLNLNEQTIQANLLANKEYTIRLKIDENNEYSWDDLIRGKISIPGSALTDPVILKSNKIAMYNFAVVIDDYEMQISHVIRGEEHISNTPYQLAIAQALNYDLSKIKYGHLSIIVDETGKKLSKRNLALKQFVSDYEKDGYWPHAITNFVALLGWSPKNNQEIMSLVEMVENFDVNNLSKSPAFFDINKMNWFSTQYFNNISQDEFIDFVKTHPLTKELVLKDTTFIDKALLFKSHIVNLKQLINLVDEQFNSNKQLLEEDVNHIKNNQLTNVVQVFYEQLIVSEKFDEQSIKEVIKQVQKTTNNKGANLYMPIRIATTFSSHGPELAKTIYYLGRENVLKNLQSILKVLG, translated from the coding sequence ATGAAAATTAGAACACGTTATGCTCCATCACCAACTGGTTATTTACATATTGGTGGAGCGCGAACCGCTTTGTTTAATTATTTATTAGCTAAAGCTTATGATGGTGATTTCATTATTCGCATTGAAGATACTGATGTTGAAAGAAATGTGGAAGGTGGAATTGATTCTCAATTTAATTTTTTAGAATGAATGGGAATTGTTGCTGATGAATCAATTCGTAATCCTAAAACATTTGGACCATATATTCAATCACAAAAACTAAAGCATTATGAAGCATTAGCTTTAGATTTAGTTGCACAAAAAAAAGCTTATTTTTGCTTTTGTAGTAAAGAACGATTAGATGCTGATCGTGAATTAGCTGAAAAATTACATGAAACACCTAAATATAAACGTCATTGTTTAAATTTAAATGAACAAACAATTCAAGCCAATTTATTAGCAAATAAAGAATATACAATTCGTTTAAAAATTGATGAAAACAACGAGTATAGTTGAGATGATTTAATTCGGGGTAAAATCAGTATTCCAGGCAGTGCTTTAACCGATCCTGTTATTTTAAAGTCAAATAAAATTGCAATGTATAATTTCGCTGTTGTAATCGATGATTATGAAATGCAAATTTCGCATGTTATTCGTGGCGAAGAACATATTTCTAATACGCCTTATCAATTAGCAATTGCGCAAGCGCTAAATTATGATTTATCTAAAATTAAATATGGTCATTTATCAATTATTGTTGATGAAACAGGTAAAAAATTATCAAAGCGTAATTTAGCTTTAAAACAATTCGTATCTGATTATGAAAAAGATGGCTATTGACCACATGCAATTACTAATTTTGTAGCATTATTAGGTTGAAGTCCAAAAAATAATCAAGAGATTATGAGTTTAGTAGAAATGGTTGAGAATTTTGATGTTAATAATTTATCAAAATCACCTGCTTTTTTTGATATTAATAAAATGAATTGATTTTCAACACAATACTTTAATAATATTTCACAAGATGAATTTATTGATTTTGTTAAGACTCATCCACTAACAAAAGAATTAGTTTTAAAAGATACTACTTTCATTGATAAAGCACTATTATTTAAATCACACATTGTTAATTTAAAACAATTAATTAATTTAGTTGATGAACAATTTAATTCTAATAAACAATTATTAGAAGAAGATGTAAATCATATTAAAAATAATCAACTAACAAATGTTGTACAAGTTTTTTATGAACAATTAATAGTTAGTGAAAAATTTGATGAACAATCAATCAAAGAAGTAATTAAGCAAGTTCAAAAAACAACAAACAATAAAGGTGCTAATTTATACATGCCGATTCGAATTGCTACAACGTTTAGTTCGCATGGTCCTGAATTAGCGAAAACTATTTATTATTTAGGACGTGAAAATGTATTAAAAAATTTACAAAGTATTTTAAAAGTTTTAGGTTAG